From Streptomyces yatensis, one genomic window encodes:
- a CDS encoding sporulation protein — protein sequence MVFKRLLGSLGVGAPSVDTVLDTVPVRPGGPLTGQIHLQGGNSDYYIEQINLELVARAEAEHEDGEHEGVVLFDHFTVGGGFRLAEGEHRSLPFTVHLPWETPITELYGQPLGIILGVRTGLEVAGAKDKGDLDQLTVTPLPAQGAVLEALGQLGFGFKSADLELGHIGGTAQRLPFYQEIELTPAPQYAHAINELEVTFLANPGGMEVVLEADKRGGLFSGGHDALTLFTVSHEGVEHRDWNTEVDAWIRQLVDHRASHGPYEHGGSYGHGESYPHGYGHGHSDHHHDGHHRSGPSTGAVVAGVAAGVAVGVVGGMVAAEVVDEIGDAFEEEED from the coding sequence ATGGTGTTCAAACGACTGCTCGGCTCGCTCGGTGTCGGCGCGCCCTCCGTGGATACGGTGCTGGACACCGTCCCCGTACGCCCCGGAGGGCCGCTGACCGGGCAGATCCACCTCCAGGGTGGAAACTCGGACTACTACATTGAGCAGATCAACCTGGAGCTGGTGGCCCGGGCGGAGGCCGAGCACGAGGACGGGGAACACGAAGGCGTGGTCCTCTTCGACCACTTCACCGTCGGTGGCGGATTCCGGCTCGCCGAGGGTGAGCATCGCAGCCTGCCCTTCACGGTCCACCTCCCCTGGGAGACGCCGATCACCGAGCTGTACGGGCAGCCACTGGGCATCATCCTCGGGGTCCGCACCGGTCTGGAGGTCGCAGGCGCGAAGGACAAAGGGGACCTGGATCAGCTGACCGTGACTCCGCTGCCGGCCCAGGGGGCCGTCCTGGAGGCCCTGGGGCAGCTCGGTTTCGGCTTCAAATCCGCCGACCTGGAACTGGGGCACATCGGCGGGACGGCGCAGAGGCTGCCGTTCTACCAGGAGATCGAGCTCACCCCCGCCCCGCAGTACGCCCACGCCATCAACGAGCTCGAGGTGACCTTCCTCGCGAACCCCGGTGGCATGGAGGTCGTCCTGGAAGCCGACAAGCGCGGCGGGCTCTTCTCCGGCGGGCATGACGCTCTCACGCTCTTCACCGTCAGCCACGAGGGCGTCGAGCACCGCGACTGGAACACGGAGGTCGACGCCTGGATCCGGCAGCTCGTCGACCACCGTGCATCCCACGGCCCCTATGAGCACGGTGGCTCTTACGGACACGGCGAGTCCTACCCGCACGGCTACGGCCACGGTCACAGCGACCATCATCACGACGGCCACCACCGCTCCGGCCCCAGCACAGGAGCAGTCGTCGCAGGCGTCGCGGCGGGTGTCGCGGTCGGCGTTGTCGGCGGCATGGTCGCGGCGGAGGTCGTCGACGAGATCGGTGACGCCTTCGAGGAAGAGGAGGACTGA
- a CDS encoding hemolysin family protein — MTEILLILLALALTLACAVFVAAEFSLTTVERGELERAAAEGERGADGALKAARKLTFQLSGAQLGITVTSLVIGMLAEPSLADLLSGPLRAIGLGPAASSVASVLGVAVSTIILMVVGELVPKNWAISRPLAVAKVVAGPQRVFTAAFAPLIHHLNNTANCLVRRLGLEPAEELASARTPDELVALARHSASAGALEQEAAELFVRTLHLGELTAENVMIPRVDVQALEAHATAADAATLTLATGLSRFPVYRDSLDEVVGTVHIRDVLALEAARRATTPVTELASAPLLVPDSLPVDRLLDRLRRAHTMAVVIDEYGGTAGVATLEDIVEEIVGDVRDEHDPDRTPALVPVGPGAWEADGGVRLDELTAIGLTVPEGPYETVAGLLATALERIPVTGDSAEADGWQITVLRVDHHRADRVRLTAPTPTNESRTNESQRGDSLSVDDTEKNAEEATKEQDAR, encoded by the coding sequence GTGACCGAGATCCTTCTGATCCTCCTGGCTCTGGCGCTGACCCTGGCCTGTGCGGTCTTCGTGGCCGCGGAGTTCTCGCTGACCACGGTCGAGCGCGGAGAGCTGGAACGCGCCGCCGCCGAGGGGGAGCGAGGCGCCGACGGCGCACTGAAGGCCGCCCGAAAGCTGACGTTCCAGCTCTCCGGCGCCCAGTTGGGCATCACCGTGACCTCGCTGGTGATCGGCATGCTGGCCGAACCTTCGCTGGCCGACCTGCTGAGCGGCCCCTTGCGGGCCATTGGTCTGGGTCCGGCTGCCTCCTCGGTGGCGTCCGTGCTGGGCGTGGCGGTGTCCACCATCATCCTGATGGTGGTCGGGGAGTTGGTGCCGAAGAACTGGGCGATCTCCCGGCCGCTGGCCGTGGCCAAGGTCGTCGCAGGCCCCCAGCGCGTCTTCACCGCTGCCTTCGCCCCGCTGATCCACCACCTCAACAACACGGCCAACTGCCTGGTGCGCCGCCTGGGCCTGGAGCCCGCCGAGGAGCTGGCCTCCGCGCGCACGCCAGACGAACTGGTCGCGCTGGCCCGCCACTCGGCCTCCGCGGGCGCGCTGGAGCAGGAGGCGGCCGAGCTGTTCGTCCGCACGCTCCACCTGGGCGAACTGACCGCCGAGAACGTGATGATCCCGCGCGTGGACGTCCAGGCGCTGGAGGCCCACGCCACCGCCGCCGATGCCGCCACCCTCACGCTGGCCACTGGTCTTTCCCGGTTCCCCGTCTACCGCGACAGCCTGGACGAGGTGGTCGGCACCGTGCACATCCGCGACGTTCTCGCGCTGGAGGCCGCCCGCCGGGCCACTACCCCGGTCACCGAGCTGGCCTCCGCCCCGCTGCTGGTCCCGGACAGCCTCCCGGTGGACCGGCTGCTGGACCGGCTGCGCAGGGCGCACACGATGGCCGTCGTCATCGACGAGTACGGGGGTACGGCGGGGGTCGCCACCCTGGAGGACATCGTCGAGGAGATCGTCGGCGATGTCCGCGACGAACACGACCCCGACCGGACTCCTGCCCTGGTGCCCGTCGGCCCCGGCGCCTGGGAGGCAGACGGCGGCGTACGGCTGGATGAGCTGACCGCCATCGGGCTCACAGTCCCCGAGGGCCCGTACGAAACCGTCGCGGGCCTGCTGGCCACCGCCTTGGAGCGGATACCTGTGACCGGGGACAGTGCCGAAGCCGACGGCTGGCAGATCACCGTGCTCCGGGTGGACCATCACCGCGCCGACCGCGTAAGGCTCACCGCTCCCACGCCCACGAATGAGAGCCGGACGAACGAGAGCCAGAGGGGCGACAGCCTGAGCGTCGACGACACCGAGAAGAACGCTGAGGAAGCCACGAAGGAGCAGGACGCCCGATGA
- a CDS encoding hemolysin family protein, whose translation MTLLQLAIGAFTLLTNAFFVGAEFALITVRRSQIEPHAQNGGKRARTVLWALENLSVLLATAQLGITISSLVLGAVAEPAIAHLLEPVFATVHVPEALVHPIAFVLALTAATYLHMLVGEMVPKNIALAAPERTALLLGPPLAAVTRALRPVVFGINAFANGLLRLLKVEPKDEVESVFTDAELIRLVRDSSDAGLLDASGGERLRDALELGSRRVGDILVPLGEMVTVDHRVTPDELERAAAASGYSRLPVTGPGRTVLGYLHIKDTLGVTDRDRPFPRTALHTITRVRANTPLDDTLTVMRGAGSHLSAVTGDGGTVLGFVTMADLLDELVGPMTPSGHSGDQ comes from the coding sequence ATGACCCTTCTGCAATTGGCCATCGGGGCCTTCACACTGCTCACCAATGCCTTCTTCGTCGGCGCCGAGTTCGCCCTGATCACAGTCCGCCGCAGCCAGATCGAACCCCACGCCCAGAACGGCGGGAAACGTGCCCGAACCGTGCTGTGGGCGCTGGAGAACCTCTCGGTCCTGCTGGCCACCGCCCAGCTCGGCATCACCATCTCCTCGCTCGTCCTCGGCGCGGTCGCCGAACCGGCCATCGCGCACCTTCTGGAGCCGGTGTTCGCGACGGTCCACGTCCCCGAAGCCCTGGTGCATCCGATCGCCTTCGTCCTCGCACTGACGGCTGCCACGTATCTCCACATGCTCGTCGGCGAGATGGTCCCGAAGAACATCGCCCTCGCCGCACCGGAGCGCACCGCCCTGTTGCTCGGCCCGCCCTTGGCGGCCGTCACCCGCGCCCTGCGCCCTGTCGTCTTCGGTATCAACGCCTTCGCCAACGGCCTGCTGCGGCTGTTGAAGGTCGAGCCCAAGGACGAGGTCGAATCAGTCTTCACCGACGCCGAACTCATCCGCCTGGTACGGGACTCCAGCGATGCCGGCCTCCTCGACGCCTCCGGCGGCGAGCGGCTGCGCGACGCCCTGGAGCTGGGCTCCCGGCGGGTCGGTGACATCCTCGTCCCGCTCGGCGAGATGGTCACGGTCGACCACCGGGTCACCCCCGACGAGCTGGAGCGCGCCGCGGCCGCCTCCGGCTACTCCCGGCTTCCGGTCACCGGCCCGGGCCGCACCGTCCTGGGCTACCTCCACATCAAGGACACCCTCGGCGTGACCGACCGCGACCGTCCCTTCCCCCGCACCGCCTTGCACACCATCACCCGCGTCCGCGCCAACACCCCGCTGGACGACACCTTGACGGTGATGCGCGGCGCCGGCAGCCACCTCTCAGCGGTCACCGGAGACGGCGGTACCGTCCTCGGCTTCGTCACCATGGCCGACCTCCTGGACGAACTCGTAGGACCCATGACCCCGTCAGGACACTCTGGTGATCAATGA
- a CDS encoding acyltransferase family protein, with translation MTDTLHSPENHHTSPPPGSAEDSRANGTTESGPRPGPGAEKKSKRDPFFDNAKYLAIVLVAMGHSWEPLRGDSRAAAALYMTVYTFHMPAFIIISGYFSRSFRAKPAQIKRLVTGVAVPYVIFEIAFTLFKRWADDDPNYPISLLDPWYLTWFLIALFIWRLTAPIWDIVRWPLSLALGIAVLASMTPSIGDDLDLQRVLQFLPFFVFGLSLEPKHFQWVRRRQARILAAPVFVGALAVAYWAAPRMNAAWFYRRDSAQELAAPGWAGGVMTLAMFGCSVILVACFLAWVPRRTMWFTALGAGTLYGYLLHGFVAKGSRFWGWYDHDWLHQPLGEVGVTLIAASLITVLCTPPVQRILRIAMEPKMEWAFRPEVPEPIAARNTVRR, from the coding sequence GTGACGGACACACTGCATTCTCCCGAGAACCATCACACGTCGCCCCCTCCCGGCTCGGCCGAGGATTCGAGGGCGAACGGGACAACGGAAAGCGGACCTCGGCCAGGGCCCGGTGCCGAGAAGAAGTCGAAGCGTGACCCCTTCTTCGACAACGCCAAATACTTGGCGATCGTGCTGGTGGCGATGGGGCATTCATGGGAGCCGCTGCGCGGGGACAGCCGGGCTGCAGCCGCCCTCTATATGACCGTCTACACCTTCCACATGCCGGCCTTCATCATTATCTCCGGCTACTTCTCCCGCAGTTTCCGGGCAAAACCGGCCCAGATCAAACGACTCGTGACCGGCGTCGCTGTTCCATATGTCATCTTCGAGATCGCGTTCACCCTCTTCAAACGCTGGGCGGACGACGATCCGAACTATCCGATCAGCCTGCTCGACCCCTGGTACCTGACCTGGTTCCTGATCGCGCTGTTCATCTGGCGGCTCACCGCACCTATCTGGGACATCGTCCGCTGGCCGCTGTCGCTTGCGCTGGGTATCGCCGTGCTGGCCTCGATGACGCCGAGCATCGGCGACGATCTGGACCTACAGCGCGTGTTGCAGTTCCTCCCCTTCTTCGTGTTCGGGCTGAGTTTGGAGCCCAAGCATTTCCAGTGGGTCCGACGGCGACAGGCACGGATCCTGGCGGCACCGGTGTTCGTCGGGGCGTTGGCCGTCGCCTACTGGGCTGCTCCACGGATGAATGCCGCGTGGTTCTATCGGCGTGACAGCGCTCAGGAACTCGCGGCCCCCGGCTGGGCGGGTGGCGTGATGACCCTCGCCATGTTCGGCTGCTCGGTGATCCTGGTCGCGTGCTTCCTCGCCTGGGTGCCGCGGCGCACCATGTGGTTCACGGCACTGGGCGCGGGAACGTTGTACGGCTACTTGCTGCACGGCTTCGTGGCCAAGGGCTCCCGCTTCTGGGGATGGTACGACCACGACTGGCTCCATCAGCCGCTCGGGGAGGTCGGTGTCACACTCATCGCCGCATCCCTCATCACGGTGCTGTGCACTCCCCCGGTGCAGCGAATCCTTCGGATCGCAATGGAACCCAAGATGGAGTGGGCCTTCCGCCCCGAGGTGCCCGAGCCGATTGCCGCTCGCAACACGGTACGCCGCTGA
- a CDS encoding DUF5655 domain-containing protein, with translation MSDLKAFRVRGSRATEIPGGPVAVERELQSLVEANMETMLGIRFLATEHATGQHGGRVDSLGLDEAGTPVIVEYKRSRDRNVTNQALSYLYWLQGHRHEFENLVKGKLGTEAAESVDWSNPRLVCVAGEFSHHDKRAVQMIGHRIDLLTYRAFDDVLTLQMVASVPGRASAPRGSAPTHARSSGPTRSPGVKSVQQHLDGAPRSLRDLYAALDEILLGHDGVRKETQLHYIAYRRIKNLATVRLQPRYQELVVNLRLDPDMVELEEGFTRDLRGKGCVGVRDGVEVRLSTRADLDRAAGLLQRSVEVA, from the coding sequence ATGAGCGACCTGAAGGCCTTCCGGGTCAGAGGCAGCCGGGCCACGGAGATTCCTGGTGGGCCGGTGGCGGTGGAGCGGGAGCTGCAGTCGCTGGTCGAGGCCAACATGGAAACCATGCTCGGTATCCGCTTCCTGGCGACGGAGCACGCGACGGGGCAGCACGGAGGCCGGGTCGATTCACTCGGCCTGGACGAGGCCGGAACCCCTGTGATCGTGGAGTACAAGCGCTCGCGAGACCGGAACGTCACCAACCAGGCGCTCTCCTACCTGTACTGGCTCCAGGGCCATCGGCACGAGTTCGAGAACCTGGTCAAGGGGAAGCTGGGAACCGAAGCAGCCGAGTCGGTGGACTGGAGCAACCCGCGCCTGGTGTGCGTGGCGGGTGAGTTCTCGCACCACGACAAGCGGGCAGTCCAGATGATCGGCCACCGGATCGATCTGCTGACCTACCGGGCCTTTGACGATGTGCTCACGTTGCAGATGGTCGCCTCGGTCCCCGGTCGCGCCTCCGCACCGCGCGGGTCCGCGCCGACCCACGCCCGTTCATCGGGCCCTACGCGCTCGCCAGGAGTGAAGTCGGTGCAGCAGCACCTCGACGGGGCACCGCGGTCCCTCCGGGATCTGTACGCGGCACTCGACGAGATCCTGCTCGGGCACGACGGCGTGCGCAAGGAGACGCAACTGCACTACATCGCGTACCGGCGGATCAAGAACCTGGCCACCGTGCGCTTGCAGCCTCGTTACCAGGAGTTGGTCGTCAACCTACGGCTCGACCCGGATATGGTCGAGTTGGAGGAGGGCTTCACACGCGACCTCCGCGGCAAGGGCTGTGTGGGCGTGCGCGACGGTGTCGAGGTGCGCCTCAGCACCCGTGCTGACCTGGACCGGGCCGCTGGCCTGCTGCAGCGCAGCGTCGAGGTGGCCTGA
- a CDS encoding arsenate reductase ArsC: protein MPSVLFVCVHNAGRSQMAAAFLTHLAGDRVAVRSAGSAPAEHVNPAVVEAMAEVGIDIAAEIPKVLTAEAVQASDVVITMGCGDACPYFPGKTYLDWKLDDPAGQGVAAVRPIRDEIRARIQGLVGELTAGGHG, encoded by the coding sequence ATGCCGTCCGTGCTGTTCGTCTGCGTCCACAACGCGGGCCGCTCCCAGATGGCCGCCGCCTTCCTCACCCACCTCGCGGGCGACCGCGTCGCAGTCCGCTCCGCCGGTTCGGCACCCGCCGAGCACGTCAACCCCGCCGTGGTGGAGGCCATGGCGGAAGTCGGCATCGACATCGCCGCAGAGATCCCGAAGGTGCTGACCGCCGAAGCCGTGCAAGCCTCGGACGTGGTCATCACCATGGGCTGCGGCGACGCCTGCCCCTACTTCCCCGGCAAGACCTACCTGGACTGGAAGCTCGATGATCCGGCCGGGCAGGGTGTTGCGGCGGTACGGCCCATCCGCGACGAGATCCGGGCCCGCATTCAGGGCCTCGTCGGTGAACTCACGGCTGGAGGCCACGGGTGA
- a CDS encoding IS256 family transposase translates to MTSENVSESEAVEPTKAASAKAVDDQLIEELVGRAQAEGLQLTGEGGLLQQLTKRLLESALEGEITDHLGYDKHDAAGKNGGNSRNGKRSKTVLTDVGPVEITVPRDRDGSFEPKIVKKRQKRLTGVDEMVISLAAKGLTTGEVQAHLAEVYGADVSRQTISTITDKVLEGMAEWQSRPLDAVYPVVFIDAIHVKIRDGAVANRPIYVALAVTTEGRREILGLWAGDGGEGAKHWLHILTEIKNRGVTDVLMLVCDGLKGLPEAVETVWPKTIVQTCVVHLLRNSFRYAARQDWDKIAKLLKPVYTAPTEEAALDRFAEFADAWGRKYPAIVKLWENAWEEFAPFLRFDTEIRRIVCTTNAIESVNARIRRAVKARGHFPNEQSALKCVYMAIMSLDPTGKGQARWTMRWKTALNAFDITFDGRLSAARQ, encoded by the coding sequence ATGACCAGTGAGAACGTGTCCGAGTCCGAGGCTGTCGAGCCAACGAAAGCTGCGTCGGCGAAGGCCGTGGACGACCAGCTGATCGAGGAGCTGGTGGGTCGGGCTCAGGCCGAGGGCCTGCAACTGACCGGCGAGGGCGGGCTGTTGCAGCAGCTGACCAAGCGGCTGCTGGAGTCCGCCCTGGAAGGCGAGATCACCGACCATCTCGGCTACGACAAGCACGATGCGGCCGGGAAGAACGGCGGCAACTCCCGCAACGGCAAACGCTCCAAGACCGTCTTGACCGACGTCGGCCCGGTGGAGATAACCGTGCCCCGCGACCGTGACGGCTCCTTCGAACCGAAGATCGTCAAGAAGCGGCAGAAGCGCCTGACCGGCGTCGACGAGATGGTCATCTCGCTGGCCGCGAAAGGCCTGACCACCGGCGAGGTCCAGGCTCACCTGGCGGAGGTCTATGGCGCCGACGTCTCCCGCCAGACCATCTCCACCATCACCGACAAGGTGCTGGAGGGCATGGCCGAATGGCAGAGCCGTCCCCTCGACGCCGTCTATCCGGTCGTCTTCATCGACGCCATCCACGTGAAGATCCGTGACGGCGCGGTGGCCAATCGGCCTATCTATGTGGCTCTGGCCGTCACCACCGAGGGCCGGCGCGAGATCCTGGGGCTGTGGGCCGGCGACGGCGGCGAGGGCGCCAAGCACTGGCTGCACATCCTCACCGAGATCAAGAATCGCGGCGTCACCGACGTGCTCATGCTGGTCTGCGACGGGCTGAAGGGCCTGCCCGAAGCGGTGGAGACCGTCTGGCCGAAGACGATCGTGCAGACCTGCGTGGTCCACCTGCTGCGGAACTCCTTCCGCTACGCGGCACGCCAGGACTGGGACAAGATCGCCAAACTGCTCAAGCCGGTCTACACCGCCCCGACCGAGGAGGCCGCCCTGGACCGGTTCGCCGAGTTCGCCGATGCCTGGGGCCGGAAGTATCCGGCCATCGTGAAACTCTGGGAGAACGCCTGGGAGGAGTTCGCCCCATTCCTGCGATTCGACACCGAGATCCGCCGCATCGTCTGCACCACGAATGCGATCGAGTCGGTGAACGCGCGGATCCGTCGGGCAGTGAAAGCCCGCGGGCACTTCCCCAACGAGCAGTCCGCGTTGAAGTGCGTCTACATGGCGATCATGTCCCTCGACCCCACCGGCAAAGGTCAGGCCCGCTGGACCATGCGCTGGAAGACCGCCCTGAACGCCTTCGACATCACCTTCGACGGCCGCCTCTCAGCGGCCCGTCAGTAA
- a CDS encoding DNA-methyltransferase, with the protein MPYTLHRGDALTVLSELPDASVDALITDPPYNSGGRTSSERTGRTARAKYTAASAEHNLANFPGENRDQHSYGFWLTLLLTESYRATVESGTALVFTDWRQLPTTTDALQAAGWTWRGIASWHKPVSRPQKGRLKQSCEYIVWGTKGPVDANRNPVYLPGLYTASQPRKDRVHITQKPVEVMQELVKICPPAGTVLDPFAGSGSTGVAALREGRQFIGVELSDHYADIAEARLLETMQQTARREDFILAGPEE; encoded by the coding sequence ATGCCCTACACCCTGCACCGAGGCGATGCACTTACCGTGCTGTCCGAACTCCCGGACGCCAGCGTCGACGCCTTGATTACCGACCCGCCCTACAACTCCGGCGGGCGCACCAGCTCGGAGCGGACCGGACGGACCGCACGAGCGAAGTACACCGCTGCGTCGGCTGAGCACAATCTCGCCAACTTTCCCGGAGAGAACCGCGACCAGCATTCCTACGGGTTCTGGCTCACCCTGTTGCTGACCGAGTCCTACCGGGCCACCGTCGAGTCCGGCACCGCCCTCGTCTTCACCGACTGGCGGCAACTTCCCACCACCACTGACGCCTTGCAGGCCGCCGGGTGGACCTGGCGTGGCATCGCCTCCTGGCACAAGCCGGTCTCCCGACCGCAGAAGGGCCGCCTCAAGCAATCCTGCGAGTACATCGTGTGGGGTACCAAGGGCCCGGTCGACGCCAACCGCAACCCCGTCTACCTCCCCGGTCTCTATACGGCGAGTCAGCCGAGGAAGGACCGGGTGCACATCACCCAGAAGCCCGTTGAGGTGATGCAGGAGCTGGTAAAGATCTGCCCGCCAGCGGGCACCGTCCTCGACCCATTCGCCGGGTCCGGCAGCACCGGTGTGGCCGCGCTGCGGGAGGGACGGCAGTTCATCGGCGTTGAGCTGTCCGACCATTACGCCGACATCGCCGAAGCTCGGCTTTTGGAAACGATGCAACAGACTGCACGGCGCGAGGACTTCATTCTTGCTGGTCCCGAGGAATAG
- a CDS encoding DUF6112 family protein, producing the protein MQNLAYNPGVHPKGGGLPGLDVLKNVMGSINLFGIIATVGALALSALIWAWGHHSGGHQAEQNGKKGTVVAAGCALLLGAANGIVTFFSAMGTQVH; encoded by the coding sequence ATGCAGAACCTGGCCTACAACCCAGGTGTCCACCCCAAGGGGGGTGGTCTGCCCGGCCTCGACGTACTGAAGAACGTCATGGGCTCGATCAATCTCTTCGGCATCATCGCCACCGTCGGCGCCCTTGCCCTCTCGGCCCTGATCTGGGCCTGGGGTCACCACAGCGGGGGCCACCAGGCCGAGCAGAACGGCAAGAAGGGCACGGTCGTCGCGGCGGGATGCGCCCTGCTGCTGGGGGCGGCAAACGGGATCGTGACGTTCTTCTCGGCAATGGGGACGCAGGTCCACTGA